The window CAGCGGCGGGTTTGCCGCGCTGTGCCCACAGCCGCCACAGCATGCCGCCGGCCAGCATCGCCGCGCCGACGAACACGCCCAGCACCACCAGCGCCAGCAGCAGGGCGATGCCGACCACGCCCAGCGCGATCCGCAGCAGCGGGTGGCGCGGACGGCGCGGCGCGCTGAAGGCGAAGGTGCGGAAGCGGCGGAAGGCGTGGTGCTGGAAGATCGACATCTGGCGGCCCTGGAGGTTGCAACGGCGTGACACAATGCGGCGCAGTATCGGCAGAACCGGCGGGGCAGTTGTGAGCAGTTCGTTAAATCCGGCAGCGGCGGCGCTGGCGCCGCTGGACGCGCTGCCGCCGGACGGCCTGCACGAATGCGAAGCCGGCATCGACGGCGAAACCGAATCGCTGATCCTCTATCGCGCCCCGGACGGCGCGGTGCGCGCCTGGTTGAACGTCTGCCCGCACGCCGGCCGCCGGCTGGATTTCGCGCCCGGCAAGTTCCTGCGCAGCAAGACCGGCGAACTGGTGTGCGCGGTGCACGGCGCCACCTTCGAGCTGGGCAACGGCGACTGCGTGGCCGGCCCCTGCCGCGGCGACTGCCTGCGCGCGGTGCCGGTGCATGTGGCCGACGGGCAGGTCTGGCTGGATGCGGCGGTGCCGGCGTCCGGCTGATGGGCAGGCGGACCGCATGAAACTCGCGCTGGCGCTTTTTCTCGCGTCGATGCTCGCCGGCTGCTCCGCTTCGCGCGCCGAAAAAGACCAGCAGGACTTCTTCGAAGTCGAAGCCTACGCGCGCCTGAAGCCGGGCATGACGGAAGCGCAGATCCTGTCGTGGGCCGGATCGCACGAGCTCGGCAGGGCCTCCGATGGCTCGACCGACATCATCCTGCTTGCGCCGGGCATCGACACCCGCTGGCCGCACATCCCGTGCGCCCGCACGTTTACGCAAATCCGCATAACGCTCGATGGGCAGCGGAAGCTGGCGTCGTACAGGCTCGGCCGGGGCGGGGTCTGCCTGTAGGCATCCGGCAGGCGCCGACGGCGCGGCCTCGGCTCGCGGGATTCGGACGCGGGTGCTTTCAGGATGCGCGGGTTGCACCACCCATCCGGCGCTTCAGAACATCAGGTTGATCATCACCACGATGACGGCGGTGTAGAGCAGCGTCAGCGGGCCGCCCGAGCGCCACATGTCGCGCGCGCTGTAGCCGGCCGGGCCGGTGATCATCGACACCGACGGGTTGGACGCGGTGACGAAGTTGTTGGAGGCCGACAGCGCTACGATCAGCGCGAACGCGGTGGGATTGCCGCCCACCGCCAGCGCCAGGTTGATCGCCAGCGGCACCAGCACGATGGTCGCGCCGACGTGGCTGATCACCATCGAGAACGCGGTGGTGAACAGCGCCAGCGCGATTTCGATCAGCCACGGCGGCATCCCTTCCGGCAGGCGCTCGATGCTGTGCCCGGCGACCCACGCCGCCGCGCCGCTGGAATCCATCGCCCAGCCCAGCGGGATCAGGCAGGCCATCAGGAACACGGTCTTCCAGCTGATCGCCGCGTAGGCCTCGTCCATCTTCAGCACGCCGGTCACCAGCATGCCGGCCACGCCGGTCATCAGCGCGATCGAGGTCGGGATGCGCGAGGACAGC is drawn from Thermomonas brevis and contains these coding sequences:
- a CDS encoding Rieske (2Fe-2S) protein, with the translated sequence MSSSLNPAAAALAPLDALPPDGLHECEAGIDGETESLILYRAPDGAVRAWLNVCPHAGRRLDFAPGKFLRSKTGELVCAVHGATFELGNGDCVAGPCRGDCLRAVPVHVADGQVWLDAAVPASG